In Vigna unguiculata cultivar IT97K-499-35 chromosome 3, ASM411807v1, whole genome shotgun sequence, a single genomic region encodes these proteins:
- the LOC114177108 gene encoding uncharacterized protein LOC114177108 isoform X1 has translation MEKRSRLRVQKKKPIKRRGRKVFLKMVLNYLKSDTFMYAPLLSSLPCHAFNAFPSSPAKELEFPKAEKEKRCFGKQVGEYLKSDDYMYDLLLHLPHSSKEPLHDSTRRLTTKVNQLTDHIRNGNQSSESPVPQTDISDQHKHTETMKHTVYQFCRSTAAPRHYRTYSKFIGLLMEDEEISRFDHHYCPTLRDCYPQLPAESS, from the exons atggaaaagagATCGCGCCTGAGAGTCCAAAAGAAGAAACCCATTAAACGCAGAGGAAGGAAAGTGTTTCTTAAAATGGTTTTGAATTATCTTAAGTCTGATACTTTCATGTATGCCCCTCTCCTCTCATCTCTACCCTGTCATGCTTTCAACGCCTTCCCTTCTTCCCCTGCTAAAG AGTTGGAATTTCCAAAAGCTGAAAAAGAGAAGCGGTGTTTTGGGAAACAAGTTGGAGAGTATCTCAAATCTGATGATTATATGTATGATCTGCTGCTTCATCTTCCCCATTCATCTAAAG AACCTTTGCATGATTCAACTAGAAGGTTGACAACGAAAGTTAATCAACTAACTGATCATATAAGAAATGGAAACCAAAGTTCCGAAAGTCCTGTTCCTCAAACAGACATCTCTGATCAGCATAAACACACAGAAACTATGAAGCATACTGTGTACCAATTTTGTCGCTCAACTGCTGCTCCAA GGCATTATAGGACTTATAGTAAATTTATTGGCCTTTTGATGGAGGATGAGGAAATTTCCCGTTTTGATCACCACTATTGTCCAACTCTCAG GGATTGTTACCCTCAACTCCCAGCTGAGAGCTCATAG
- the LOC114177108 gene encoding uncharacterized protein LOC114177108 isoform X2, with protein sequence MEKRSRLRVQKKKPIKRRGRKVFLKMVLNYLKSDTFMYAPLLSSLPCHAFNAFPSSPAKELEFPKAEKEKRCFGKQVGEYLKSDDYMYDLLLHLPHSSKEPLHDSTRRLTTKVNQLTDHIRNGNQSSESPVPQTDISDQHKHTETMKHTVYQFCRSTAAPRIVTLNSQLRAHS encoded by the exons atggaaaagagATCGCGCCTGAGAGTCCAAAAGAAGAAACCCATTAAACGCAGAGGAAGGAAAGTGTTTCTTAAAATGGTTTTGAATTATCTTAAGTCTGATACTTTCATGTATGCCCCTCTCCTCTCATCTCTACCCTGTCATGCTTTCAACGCCTTCCCTTCTTCCCCTGCTAAAG AGTTGGAATTTCCAAAAGCTGAAAAAGAGAAGCGGTGTTTTGGGAAACAAGTTGGAGAGTATCTCAAATCTGATGATTATATGTATGATCTGCTGCTTCATCTTCCCCATTCATCTAAAG AACCTTTGCATGATTCAACTAGAAGGTTGACAACGAAAGTTAATCAACTAACTGATCATATAAGAAATGGAAACCAAAGTTCCGAAAGTCCTGTTCCTCAAACAGACATCTCTGATCAGCATAAACACACAGAAACTATGAAGCATACTGTGTACCAATTTTGTCGCTCAACTGCTGCTCCAA GGATTGTTACCCTCAACTCCCAGCTGAGAGCTCATAGCTGA